One Acanthochromis polyacanthus isolate Apoly-LR-REF ecotype Palm Island chromosome 6, KAUST_Apoly_ChrSc, whole genome shotgun sequence DNA segment encodes these proteins:
- the ankrd52a gene encoding serine/threonine-protein phosphatase 6 regulatory ankyrin repeat subunit C, whose translation MGVLNIADQPPLVQAIFNRNAEEVQLLLHKKEDVNALDQERRTPLHAAACVGDVHIMDLLIESGASVNAKDHVWLTPLHRAAASRNERAVGLLLRRGAEANARDKFWQTPLHVAAANRATRCAEALLTQLSNLNMADRTGRTALHHAAQSGFQEMVKLLLNKGANLSAIDKKERQPIHCAAYLGHVEIVKLLVSRSADKSCKDKQGYTPLHAAAASGHIEIVKYLLRMGTEIDEPNGFGNTALHVACYMGQEAVATELVNHGANVNQPNKCGYTPLHLAAVSTNGALCLELLVNNGADVNQQSKEGKSPLHMAAIHGRFTRSQILIQNGGEIDCVDKYGNTPLHVAAKYGHELLISTLMTNGADTARRGIHGMFPLHLAVLYGFSDCCRKLLSSGQLYSIVSSMSKEHVLSAGFDINTPDNFGRTCLHAAASGGNVECLNLLLSSGTDLNKRDIMGRTPLHYAAANGRYQCTVTLVSAGAEVNEPDQTGCTPLHYSAASQAFSRVDRHFSGNHQNDEDEAKESYFCLEHLLDNGADPSMVNSKGYSAVHYAAYHGNKQNLELLLEMSFNALGDIESSIPVSPLHLAADKGHWQALRVLTETAAYVDMQDAAGRSVLYLAAQKGYARCVEVLLAQGASCLLNDNRLMWTPIHVAAANGHSDCLRMMIDYGEEGDLTNVADKFGQTPLMLAVLGGHTDCVHFLLEKGALPDAKDKRGSTALHRGAVLGHDDCVTALLEHKASALCRDTQGRTPLHYAASRGHTEILASLVQAAMATDPQDKLLDNKQYTPLHWAAYKGHEDCLEVLLEFKTFIHEEGNPFTPLHCALMNGHSGAAERLLESAGVQLINTRDAKGRTPLHAAAFAEDVAGLQLVLRHGAEINAVDNSGCSALMVAADKGHSGTVAILLHRAKADLTLLDENRNTALHLACSKAHEMCALLILGEIHSPTLINATNSALQMPLHLAARNGLATVVQALLSRGATVLAVDEEGHTPALACAPNKDVADCLALILSTMKPFPQRDPSSCSCSSPTVSPSPGLNLLKHCGITAACAPLPSNGLHNGYVKDRHGAPVGLDGCLSE comes from the exons ATGGGAGTACTTAACATTGCAGACCAG CCTCCTCTGGTCCAGGCCATCTTCAACCGTAATGCTGAAGAAGTTCAACTATTATTGCACAAAAAGGAGGATGTCAATGCACTG GACCAAGAGCGCCGTACGCCACTTCATGCTGCTGCCTGCGTGGGTGATGTCCATATAATGGACCTCCTCATTGAATCAG GTGCCAGTGTAAATGCTAAAGACCATGTGTGGTTGACCCCGTTGCACAGAGCAGCTGCTTCCAGGAATGAA AGGGCAGTGGGTCTGCTGCTGAGGCGTGGAGCCGAGGCAAATGCACGAGACAAGTTCTGGCAGACTCCACTGCATGTGGCTGCTGCCAACCGTGCCACACGCTGCGCAGAGGCCCTGCTAACCCAGCTGAGCAACCTGAACATGGCAGATCGCACTGGCAGAACTGCTCTGCACCATGCAGCTCAGAGTGGGTTCCAGGAG ATGGTGAAGCTGCTTCTGAACAAAGGGGCCAACCTGAGTGCCATCGATAAGAAGGAGAGACAGCCTATCCATTGTGCTGCTTACTTGG GACATGTGGAGATTGTGAAGTTGCTGGTGTCCCGCAGTGCTGACAAGAGCTGCAAGGATAAGCAGGGCTACACACCTctccatgctgctgctgcaagtgGTCACATCGAAATTGTAAAGTACCTACTGAGGATGGGGACAGAG ATTGATGAGCCCAACGGCTTTGGAAACACTGCGCTCCATGTGGCTTGCTACATGGGGCAGGAGGCTGTGGCTACAGAGCTGGTGAACCATGGAGCTAATGTTAACCAGCCCAACAAGTGTGGCTACACCCCTCTGCACCTGGCTGCCGTCTCCACCAACGGTGCCCTCTGTCTGGAGTTGCTGGTCAACAATGGGGCAGATGTCAACCAGCAG AGCAAAGAAGGGAAGAGCCCCCTGCACATGGCAGCCATTCACGGACGCTTCACACGCTCTCAGATTCTCATCCAAAATG GTGGGGAAATTGATTGTGTGGATAAGTATGGCAATACTCCTCTCCACGTTGCTGCTAAGTACGGCCATGAACTGCTGATCAGCACTCTGATGACCAACGGAGCAGACACGGCCAG aCGTGGGATCCATGGAATGTTCCCCTTGCACTTAGCTGTGCTGTACGGGTTTTCAGACTGTTGTCGCAAGTTACTCTCCTCAG GTCAGCTGTATAGTATAGTTTCATCTATGAGTAAAGAGCATGTACTATCGGCTGGGTTTGACATAAACACCCCTGACAACTTTGGGAGGACCTGTCTACACGCAGCTGCCTCTGGAGG AAATGTTGAATGTCTGAACTTGCTCTTAAGTAGCGGTACTGACTTGAATAAGAGGGACATAATGGGAAG GACACCGTTGCACTATGCGGCTGCTAATGGGAGGTACCAGTGCACTGTGACCCTGGTGAGCGCTGGCGCTGAGGTCAACGAGCCTGACCAGACAGGTTGCACTCCCCTGCACTACTCTGCCGCCTCCCAAGCCTTCAGCAG agTCGATCGTCATTTTTCTGGGAACCATCAGAATGATGAGGATGAAGCGAAGGAGTCGTACTT CTGCTTGGAGCATCTTTTGGACAATGGTGCTGATCCGTCGATGGTCAACTCGAAGGGTTACAGTGCTGTTCACTATGCAGCTTACCATGGCAACAAACAGAACCTGGAGCTG CTCCTGGAGATGTCCTTTAATGCACTAGGAGACATAGAGAGCAGTATTCCAGTCAGTCCACTACATCTTGCT gCTGATAAAGGCCACTGGCAGGCGCTGCGTGTGCTCACAGAGACTGCAGCCTATGTGGACATGCAGGATGCTGCAGGCCGCTCTGTACTCTACCTGGCTGCCCAGAAAGGCTACGCACGCTGTGTGGAGGTGCTTTTGGCTCAGGGGGCCTCCTGTCTCCTCAATGACAACCGTCTCATGTGGACTCCAATTCATGTTGCAG CTGCCAATGGTCACTCGGACTGCCTGCGCATGATGATTGATTACGGGGAGGAGGGTGATCTCACCAATGTGGCAGACAAATTTGGCCA GACCCCTCTAATGCTAGCTGTTCTGGGAGGTCACACTGACTGTGTCCACTTCTTGCTGGAGAAGGGTGCCTTGCCAGATGCCAAGGACAAGAGGGGCAGCACAGCTTTGCACAGAGGG GCGGTGTTGGGCCATGACGACTGTGTGACAGCCCTTCTGGAGCACAAAGCTTCTGCATTATGTCGGGACACCCAGGGTAGGACACCGCTGCACTACGCTGCATCCAGAGGCCACACAGAGATCCTGGCTAGTCTGGTGCAGGCCGCCATGGCAACAGACCCACAAGACAAATTGCTGGACAACAAACAATACACCCCATTACACTGGGCTGCTTACAAAG GGCATGAAGACTGTTTGGAGGTTTTACttgaatttaaaacatttatccACGAAGAGGGAAACCCTTTCACCCCCCTGCACTGTGCTCT GATGAATGGCCACAGCGGTGCTGCAGAGAGACTGCTGGAGTCTGCTGGGGTCCAGTTGATTAACACCAGAGATGCCAAAGGAAG AACTCCACTGCATGCTGCTGCGTTTGCTGAGGATGTCGCGGGACTTCAGCTGGTGCTTCGCCATGGAGCAGAGATCAATGCAGTGGACAACAGTGGATGCTCTGCTCTGATGGTAGCTGCTGACAAGGGACACAGTGGCACTGTGG CCATCCTCCTTCACCGGGCCAAGGCTGACCTGACACTGCTGGATGAAAACAGGAACACTGCCCTGCACTTGGCCTGCAGCAAG GCCCATGAGATGTGCGCCCTGCTGATTCTGGGCGAGATCCACAGTCCCACTCTCATAAATGCCACCAACAGTGCTCTgcaaat GCCCCTCCATCTTGCAGCACGTAATGGACTGGCTACGGTGGTGCAGGCACTGCTGAGTAGAGGAGCTACAGTGCTGGCTGTGGATGAGGAAG GCCACACCCCAGCTCTGGCCTGTGCTCCCAACAAGGACGTGGCTGACTGCCTGGCTCTGATCCTCTCTACCATGAAGCCTTTCCCCCAGCGGGACCcttcctcctgctcctgctcctctccCACAGTCTCCCCCTCCCCGGGTCTCAACTTGCTGAAGCACTGCGGCATCACCGCCGCCTGTGCCCCCCTGCCCAGCAACGGCCTCCACAACGGCTATGTCAAAGACCGTCACGGTGCACCGGTCGGCCTGGACGGGTGTCTGTCTGAGTGA